The nucleotide sequence TCTCATCCCCCATCCATGCACGCATCCACCCTGCGTGCCTGACCACCTGTCCACCTCTTACCGTACGAAGGCTGCGAAAACGGCCCTCCCGTCTCAGCCCGCCTTGGTCACTCCCAGCTCTTCGTGACTGCCCCCCAGCTGTcatgcccccacctccaccaacCCCAGGCCCAGCTCACACCAGTCTCAGGGCTTGTGCACAGGctgtcctctgcctggaacattcttcccaGACTTCTGCACTGCACCTCCCGTCATCCCATTGTCACCTGCTgacctccctgcccacctctcctgaGCTCCCTGTGTGTCCCTCCATGGCCCTCCCAGCTCGGTGGGAACATCTTGTTTGCCCCTTGTTCACTCTCTAGGTCCCCTCATGGTGCCATCCCCTGTGAGAGCAGAGCtgggtccccagggcagggcgTGCCAGAATGGACGGGTCACGTTCCCGGGACCCAGAAGGGGCTGTCATATCCTCCCAGAAGCTAGCTCAGCCTCGACcagctcctgggcctcagttttctgtcCGCCCCTTGGCCGCTGTCATGGGTGCATAGGGCCCAGCACACGTGGATGAGGGAGTGGGTTCTGCCCCggacattcactgagcacctactgcatgctgGACCGTGCTGTGGACACAGCCCACTGTAGGCAGTGGGCTCTCCAGTGGGGGAGCCAGGCCAGACCAGGGATCCATAAGGAGAAGCACAGACATGAATAGGgggtgcccagccctgcccccggcTCCAGCAGAGCCCCTGGGCCCTCAGGAGACCCAGTGGGCAGGACCCTTGTTCTCAGGGTGCCAGCCCTGGACTTGGGCCAGGCTCGGACATTGGCTCCAGGGGGTACCCCACCTGGCCACATCAATGTCTCTGGCAATGTGGATGGTGACGCTAGCCCAAGGCACCAGTGGGGGCCAGGACAGTGACCAGGGAGGGGCAGCATCAGAGGGGGGCGTGCCCTTGGAGTGCCTGGGAACCAGCTGTCCATGAGCAACAGCTCGTGCCGAGGGCTGAGATGTGGAACACACGGAGTGAGGGTCAGAGCCGGTGCAGCAGCTGGCAAGGTGGAGCCTGGGAAACGGTGGGTGGGGACGTGTGGGGCGGCCGGCATGGGGGCTGGAGTAGGGGGAGGCCACCTGGGGACGGGGGCTGAGGGAGGTCAGGACACACACTCAACTTGGAACTGGGGTCCCCCCGGGTACTGAggtgttttgtcaaagatcaaccCGGCAACCAGACTTCAGACTTGGGGGACAGCCATGCCCTGTCCCCAAGGACCCTGGAGTCCAGCCTGGTTGATGGCCCAGGACTCGCCGTAGCCATCTGGGTTCACCCCTCTGGCCCAGCCTGGGTAAACTTCCTGTCCCGGCCAAAGGAGGAACTAAGCCAGCGTTGGCCAACACCCGGCTGCTGGGCTGTGAGACCACACTGGCCAGTCCACACCGAAGGCCACGGGCCACACGAGGCCAGACCGGGGACCCAGCGCCGGGCAGTACGCATCTGAGCCGGCCCCAGCTGGCCGCCCCTCACAGCCCTGCGGCCAATGCCACATCACCTCCTTTGGAAGCACGTTTTGCACCCACACGTATGTCTTCCCAGCTTCCTTTTTCACTTACAACATCTTGGAACTCATTCCACATACCAACTACTTTTTAGAACTCCCTTTCCGGGAAAACACAAAGTGGAGAGAACAGTGCTGCTGTGGTTATCCACACGGTCCCCACTCTTTCCCTACTGGCTTCCCCTGGAGCACTTTCAACGAAGCCCAGGAGTGGAGCATGTCCCCCACGCTGCTCTCCACCACCTTCAGAAGGAGGTTGCAGAGCTGACCTGTCGGCCCCACATGAGGCTGCGGGGGGTCCTCGTGCTAAGGAACCGGGAGCCAGAACCACCCCAGGCTCAGGGGGCTCAGCTGGCAGCGGGGCCGAGAAGCAAAGTGAGGGGTAAGTGGGGCTTTGGGGGCTCTGGGAGCTCTGGAAGGCTGCTTGGAGGAGGAGGCAAGAGCAGACACCAGCGGGAGACACCAGGTATCTCACCTGAAGGGGCCGGGGATGCAGAGAGGCAATGCAGGAAGGAAGACGGGGCAGGCTGAACCCGCCTCAACCTCAGGCCACCAAGTGCCCGGGGTCCAGGGAGATGAGAGGCTGGGGTCGGGAGGTGCAGTGGGGAGAACAGGGCGGGCAGCAGGGGTCTGGGGACCAAGGAccagggagaagagagggagggctCAGACACTGGCAGCCTGGGAGCCGGGTTTCCACTGGCGGGCCGGCCCTAAGAGTCCAGGACCTGGTCCCACGGAGAATGTCCCCATTGACCACGGGCATCACCAGACACCACTGCAGGGGAAGCAGGAAACAGACTCGGGACAGAGGTGAGATTGGGGCCCAGGACCTCAACAGGACAATGCCAAGTGTCAGGAAACGGTGAGAGTGCTGGAAACTGATGCGGGGCGGACAAAATACTGCTGCACACATGGCCCCTGCCAGGGGCTGCAGACACCTGTGGCCTCAGACCCCAGCCTCTACCTCCAAACCTCACCCTGAGAGATGTCAGGAGCCAGAAAGCTCCCCAAGCCCAAGATGCAGGAGAAGGTCTCCTTGGCTGGAACCGTGTGCTCCTGACGCCCCTGCAGGGAGGGGTCttcgggggaggggaggctgcagcagggtCCGGCCTGGGAGGGGACAGGATGGTGCAGGGAGCCCGACAAGGAGGAGCATGAGCTTTATTGGTCATTCTTGATTAGAAAAGGGGGTGCTCAGACCCTCATGGAGGGAGCTGGGGCTCTGCCCAGCCACTGCTGGTGGAAGGCGTGTGCAGGGCCTGCTGCCTGGCTCCCTCTTGATGGCCGCCCAGCCCTGGCACTGAGGCCAGAGCCAGCAGCCACCACTAGGGCCAAAGGGCAGTGCTGGCTGTCCAGTGTCCCTGAGTTGGgaagcaggcagaggcagggccaccAGGGCGATCAGGGCAGGCCCATGGGAGGCGGGGACGCTGGCACGCCAGCAGAGGGAGGAGTCTCTCCTGGTCCTTCTGGGATGTCCTGAGACAGAGGCCGGCCCTGGGCCCTGGTCCAGCCCGTCTGTGGACCTGCTGTGTACCCTTGGGCAGGTCAAGACCGTTCTCTGGGCACAGGTCTCTGCGGCTGTCCAGTTCTGACCTTCCGGGCCCCGCGGCCAGCCCCACGTGCCAGGAGGGAGCCACCTTCTGGTGAGAGCATGCGAGAGACGGAGTGGCCTCCCACGTGGCGGCCAGCTGTGGTCAGAGCAGGGGGCGGCCTGGGCTCTGGCGGTTTCAGGGAGTGCCACTCGCAGGGAGAACTCCTGGGTGGCTCCTAGGGTCTGGGCGGCCGGGCTGCAGGGAAGGCACAATCTAGCGTCCTGGAAAAGAGAGCGAGAAGAGGCTCTGAGCCTGTCCTGGTGGCCAGCCTGTGAGCACTGGGCCATCTTGACACTTGGACTCAGGAAGAAGGGACTGATTCTGACATGGAAGAGACATCAAAGCTCTCCACGCCTGTTTCTCCTCTGGAAATGGCATGAAGACAGCATTCCTGGGGCGCTGCCAGGATCAGGATTTAAAGGCCTGGCCCAGGGTTGCGGGGCCAGGCAGCCACCCCTGACTCCTCTGGCTCCTCCAGCAACAGGATATGCAGCAGCCTTGGACTTGGACCCTGTAAGGGCAGCCCGAGGGCCTCGCTGGGTCTCCGTGTGGCCCACGGGCCCTAGCACCCTCTCCGCAGCAGGCAGGGGACTAATGCTTGCGGAGGCTCGAGGACTGCGGTCAGGGCCCACGGCAGGTGACTAATAAATGGCCTGGCCATCACGCTCCGAGCAAGAGAGCAGGCTGGCGTCCAGGGGTTCTGTAGGGTGACAACTTAACAAACCAGGCAGGGGGGCTTCCTGGATGCTGGTCCCGACGAGGGGGCGGCTTCAAGTTCCCCAGCCAGGGCACCAGGACCAGCATGTCCCAAACTGGGAATGGCCATGGGATCCGGGGAGACCACGGGAGGGATGGCTGGGTGCTCACCAGAGACTCCCCACTTAGCCGCCTGGCCCAAGGCCTGGCTCCAACGTCCCACCTCATCATTCACTATGGCCCCTTTGGAAAATTTTCTCTTGTGTCCTCCTGACACCCAGGCGCTCTGCCCCGAGCACAGACTGCTGCTGCCCACTCTGCCGTGGGGCATCGCTGGCGGAGAGACGGCCATCTGTCAGGAATGCCCACCCCTTCCGTGGCAGCTCACCTCTGGGACAAACCTGAGGAGTGACCTCTAGGCCCGAGGCCGTGTGGACTGTGGTGTGCACAACCCTGGCCCGAGGCCACCCCAGGTCTCCCTGTGGGTCCTGCTCCCGGGCTGTGTGTCTTCAGGCAGATGCTCACCCTCTCTGAGCAAGGACCTAGGGAGTGGCTGAGTGTGGTATGGGAAGTGCTTCCTCCACTGGGGGGCCTCATCCTGTATTTGAGAAGGGGGGTGGCCTCCCCCTGGGTCCCACAACCAGGGTCTGTCCCAGAGCAGGCGGGTGATGCGGGCCCTGCAAGGCCCAGTAAAAGGCAGACTTGAGGTGTCACGGGGGCTCCAAGTGACAGCATCCCGAATCCTGATTTATTAAGAGAAACCGGAAATCTTATTTTCAAGTCAGTTCTCGGATGTTTGAATGGTGGCTCTAAAACCCATTTGTCCAAACACTGTGACCGGGCGGTCAGTGCAGGAGCAGGGCTGGCCTCAAGGCAGTGGCCACGTGTGGACCGTGTGGGTGTGCACGAGGGTGCCGCTGCCGGCTGGGGACTCCCCCGCCCTGAGAGCCTCGACAGCAGGCAGCCCTGGGGCCGCAGCAGTGAACAGCGGTGGACCTCGCGCCCCCTCTCCCAGCTCACCTGGGTGCCCTACTGCTGGGGCGCCGTGTCCACGATGGGCTTCTGGACCCCAAAGGCCGTGATGAAGATGTTGACCACCACGATGATGAAGACCAGGCCCGTGGCCAGGTTGTTGAGGAAATCCAGCTTGGCGTGCTTCTCCGGGTTGTTAAGGTCGTACTTGACTGTgggtgagaggaggggacagTGCCGAGAGCAGCCTGACAAGCGCCCAGCCTGGGGACCGTGGAAGGAGACCCGCCCCGAGGGGTGTGCGTCCAGCTGTGCTGAGTGGACGTTACAGGGCCCTCAGCCATGTTTACGATGACTTCTGTCTCCCAGAGGAAAATACACCTGCTGACAACAGGGCCCCGGGCTGGGGCAGCCCCGCCATCTGCGACCCCACCTTCTGTAGTCCCCGCGCTTTCTTCATGAGCAGCTGAAGCGAAGGCAGGCCAAGCACCTGAGGTCACGGAGCTAAAGACACCGCTTCTGGATGTCAACACAAGGCCAGGTTTGGTTTCTAAGGCAAATGTGCTGGGCCCCTCGTGTGCCTTAATCTTCCCAATTGATCCATGCAACTACCACGGCTCTATTtctatgcccattttacaggtgggaaaactgagtccCCAGGAGGTTCAGtcactagcccaaggtcacatagccaggaGGAGGTACAGCAGGAACAACCCAGACCCTCACTGCTCCTGACGAGGACCCCCACGTGGACAGGCAGCAGGGGCCCGCTGGGGGCCCTGGCAGCTGAGGGGCAGCTTCCCCTGGAGACCCCAGGGAACACCCAGGGAGCCCAGCCCCACCTTCCCACCAGGCTGGACCCTCTGTCTGTCTGCCCGTCCACTGGAGGCAACTGGTCTGAGGTAGAGGTCACAATATTTAGATCCTTAGTTTGGGGGGAAGACTGGAATGTTGGAGGCTACAGCTGGCACTCCGGCTTTTCATGGAAAAACAGCAGGGCCGACTACTGGTCACTCTGCCCAGAGAGAGGAGGATTGGGGTGAAGAGTCCCCTCCAACACTTCCTCGGGGCCCAGGGTCCCTCCTACACCTTGTGGTCATACCTCCTAGGGCCAGGGTCCCCTTCTGTACCTACTGGGCCCAGGGTCCCCTCCCACACCTCCTGGGGGCCCGGGGGCCCTCCCACACCTTGTGGTCATACCTCCTAGGGCCAGGGTCCCCTTCTGTACCTCCTGGACCCAGGGTCCCCTCCCACACCTCCCGAGCCTAGGGTCTCCTTGGCACACCTCTGTGTAACTTGGCTGCTCCTTTCATCACTAGACAATCGTCACTAGAGACAGCCATAAGCCAGTGCTGGGGACGCTGAGGGTAGAAGGCCAGCCCCTCCTAGGCCGTGAGGACTGGCACGGCTGGGCCATCTGGCGGCATGGATCGTTGAAGGCCCAGAAAAGCAGTCGCTGCCACCCCCACAGGCACAGGTCCTGACGCCCCAGCCCACTGTGGCTCTTCTCGAgcgcagggtggggagagggccgCTCCTGGACTGCACGCCTGTGAGGGCAGGGGACCCAGCAGCGCCTTGCGAGCCGAGTGTGCAGGGTGGGGAGCACCCAGGCCAGGGCGGACGAGCAGACGccagggccccccccccccccggcgcCTACCGAGGAAGATGAGCAGCACGCCCACGCCAACCTGCAGCGCCAGGGAGATGGAGATGAGGACCACCAGGGGCACGTAGAAGGCGAAGCTGGGGCCCTGCTCCACGACAGCCTTCAGCTGGGACGCGTTGGCCATCAGCAGGGCGATGTCCAGCATGCTCTCGGCCGCGCTCTTCTTGCTGGCATAATGGTTCAGGTTGATGGGCTGCTGCCTCCGGCCCCAGCGGGACGGCTGCAGGGAGGGGGACGGTCAgcggggcagtggggtgggggtcgCCCTTCACGCGAGGGCTTCTCTTGCCCCCGCCTTGGTAAGTGCGTGTTACTCTAATGACAGCCCTTGAGAATGCGCTTGGCCTCTACAAAACCTTCCCTAGGAATACAGGcctggagagaaaggaaacataGAACAGCAGCCTCAGCACAAACTCTGGTTTTTGACTGGAAATGCCCGCCACAcaatccctgccctcctgctgtGGGTGAGGCGGCTCCGCCCTGCCCGCCCAGGCCCGCCTGTgccccaggcctcccctcccctcgggATCTGGGCTCGGTCGGTGCCAGGCAGGGAAGTGACATGTAGGCACGCGGATCCATGCACGCTGGCCCAGGCGTGAAACAAGGGCCGAGACCCCCTCTGCCGCCTCCCAACCCCCTAGCCTTGGGACCCCGCAGGCCACTCCGTCCCCCGAGCCTCAGCATGGGCAGTGAGAAAGGTCTGCCCACCTCACCAGGCCACTGTAAGCAGCAAGGCACCGGCTGAGGTGGGGCACTCAGAGCCCACCACCCCTCTGCATGCAGCAGGCGTTCAATAAATGTCTCAGCATATCATGTACAGTTGAGCTTAGCTTCCTCCTTAATTTTCAGAGTAGTAACACAGGGTTACAAGTTTTGGTCTCTTTTCCTGGCCTCACGCATCAACCGATGACTTCTCTCTGCTCTGGGGTAGGGGGCTGGTCCGGGAGAGGGCCCCTTCAGTTCCTCACAGCCCCCAGTGCCCTTCCCTGTTGTCTCAGGCTCTAAGGCCCCACCCAGAGGCcactgcctccaggaagcctcccaggACTTCCCGTGGCAGGACACAGCCCTCTCTCCTGCCTTGGGGAGGTCACCTCTCTGGGCTGGCCTGTGTCATTCCAAGGCGACTCCAAGCACCCAGCTTGCACTTTCTTTCAAGCCAGAGTCCATCCCCATCAAGCCGCCCTTGTTGGGCCCCTCCCCAGCTACCCAGAACAAACCCGCCACTTCCTCAGCCCTGGCCCTTTGCCCACAGGTGCCCCAAGCCACCAGGCCCTGGACCACAGCCTCCTAGGACAGGTCACCTTGCTGGAGGCAGCTGTGAGAACCCACTGCTGGTGGCCGGCCTCTAGGGACCTGCTCTGGAAGATCCAGTTTCCAGGCTCATGAAATATGCAGGATGGGAGAGCAGGGTGCTGCGGGGCCAGGCAAGGAGGGGCGGACCTGGGTACCCGGGCCTCAACTTTCTGCAGCCGAAAAATACCCACAGTGAAAAACACACGAGGCAGCTGATACAGACCTAACGGAGGAAGGGAGCCTTGCTTTTATGGtgtgtatttttaagttaaatttcatCTCAAATTATGCGCCCacgagggagggagggtgggcagtgggggaCACAGGTGGGCTCTGCTGCCCGCACCTGGGCCCGAACCTTCCAACAACCTGGATTCAGCGTCAGCCGCTCTCTAAGTTAGCAAGTTCACTTGGGTCAAATCCTAGACACCATCGTGCACAGGGGAAGCCACCTCCACCCCGGGCCGCAGCCAGCCCGGGCCCCAGGGCCTTGGTGGTGCTCTCTGGTCATTCCACACCTACCCTGACCCCTCTGGGGTCTCTGCTTTAGCCTCTCCCGCACTGGGCCTGGCGCCGCGCTCCTGGGCTTCCTCAGGCCCCAGCACACCCAAGGCATGGCTGCTCCCTCTCAGGCCACCCAGAGGCTGGGCACAAAGGGCCCATGCTTAAAGGGCCCGTGCCTGGCACCGAGGTGcgtccccagctctgctcctgccaAGCTGCCCAGCTGGCCACGCCCCTTCACGTGCGTGCTGCTGGGTGCAGCGCGTCCTGGAGGCTGCCCACAGGGCGTGTGCTCCTCAGTTGCATACCCCTCAAGGACCAAAATGCCTTCCCTTGAGGCCACCCTAATGCCTACCTGGGTCCCATCCCAGCACCTGTAGTTCAGAGAAAACGGCAAGTACAGACCCCGTGAGGAGTTTCCACCTTCTGGGAGGGCATGTACAGAGACATGAGTGTGTACATAGGCATGTGTGCACATAAACATACATCCcgcacacataaacacacatacatatacacactcatgtacatgcacacacacataaatgcacacacatacacatgtgcacacacataaatgcaaatatacaaaataaacacatgcaaacacatgTACACAATATACATATGTGATACACACATGAACATAATACAACACGTATACTATATaaacacacacgtgtacacaatacacatgcacacacagatgtgtacacacacatccACATCACACGTATAAGATATATACATCTGcacacaacacaacacacacatgtacacatgcacacacatgtacaaaatacatgcacacatacataaacacactcACATACCCAGGCTCACTGTGCTGAcctctggggaggaggggtgtgACCTCAGGACAGCTggccctgctctgagcctcagtctcccacgTGTGCCATGGGGCTGTGCAGCAGACACCCCAGGATGGCCTCAGAGCCCCAGGTGGCCGGCACAGGCCCCACCCATGTGCCCCTTCTGGCGAAGGGCGCTTCCAGCCCACCCAGCCAACTGCTTCCTGTTCAACTTGTGGGATGATAaggaggcccaggggctgggaagaccTCCGCACCAGGGTCAAGCCCAGCCCTGTGGCCTTGACAACATGCGCCCTCTCtgccagcctcagtctccccagctgTACATCTGGGGCCAAAGTCTTGCCATGCGCCTCTCCCAGTTTACAgaccaggagactgaggctcagagtgggtTTGTCCAGGCCCACCCTGCGGGAGGGGCAgatcagaattttatttatttatttatttttttgagacagagtctcgctttgttgcccaggcttgaatgagtgtcgtggcatcaggctagctcacagcaaactcctgggcttaagcgatcctactgcctcagcctcccgagtagctgggactacaggcatgcgccaccatgcccggctaattttttctatatagatttttagtttcccatataatttctttctatttttagtagagacggggtctcgctcttgctcaggctggtctcgaactcctgacctggagcgatccacccgcctcggcctcccagagtgctaggattacaggcgtgagccactgcgccgtcCCTAGGTC is from Lemur catta isolate mLemCat1 chromosome 10, mLemCat1.pri, whole genome shotgun sequence and encodes:
- the LOC123646706 gene encoding ninjurin-1, which codes for MDSGPEEYQLNGDPRPGSPGSPGALPSRWGRRQQPINLNHYASKKSAAESMLDIALLMANASQLKAVVEQGPSFAFYVPLVVLISISLALQVGVGVLLIFLVKYDLNNPEKHAKLDFLNNLATGLVFIIVVVNIFITAFGVQKPIVDTAPQQ